In the Gavia stellata isolate bGavSte3 chromosome 17, bGavSte3.hap2, whole genome shotgun sequence genome, GGAATTAGTTTCACCTCTTGAAGCACCTTCGGCTGCTTCAGGCACAGCTGAAGCCTCAGCCACACTGTTCCAGCAGCTCCGCTGGGTTTAACCCCTGTATTTTACCAGGGCAATGGCCCAGGCTCAGCATGGGCATTGTCGGAGCTGCCCAACCTTAAACCTGCTTTAAAGACCTGCTCCTGCGGCCCCGACTGCACGTAAAATCTCTgataaaaaggagaaagctcGTTAAAATAACTCCAACCTCCCTCTGAGGCCCATACAGCTAACCTGGGAATAGCACATCACTCGGGCATACGCTGAATTTGAGAGGGATAGTTTTAGTGACTTCAGCCGTATGGATCAGGCTTGCCCTAAatccaaaaatactttttttttgtgaaaaaccCTTTTGATCGTGGCTGGATGATGTCAGGGCTGGATGATGTCCCGAGCCCGTACATGCAGCTCTCTTCAGAACCGCGACTTCAACCCAGGGGGAACAAACGTGGGTGGAAATCAGCAATTAAACGAAACGCGTGCCTGCCATTTTAAATCCTAACAGCTTCATTCTAAGCGCGAACAGCGTAGGGAGAGATTgggtttatttggttttaaagaCATTTACATTGTTTGTAAACACACACAGGAGGGAACagccaagaaataaaaatctaatcCCAATTCTCGCGTGTCCCTAAACACTCAACATGCATTGCAGAAGCGTTTTCAAGTGTCTGTGCAAAGGGGTTTTAGTGCCGAAGCTTTTTCCCAAGCTCTTAAAAACGTCAATATTGACGTTACCTTGAAGGTAAATGCCTGTTGATTGAAAAGGCCACATACTTCTGCTGTGCCTCTGTGCCGACCCTGCAAACACCGAGGTTCTTGAGTGCAGCTGTGATAAAAGGTGACCCAACGTATTCcgggaaaagcagaaaaagcgGGAAAAGCTGGTGGTTTGGTGGAGAGAAAACCAGCCGCATGATGGCTGGCCCTGCCCCCCGGTCGCATCTGGGGCAATTCTGCTTCATTTCCCGGTGGTGGaaagcggggctgggggcttgGCCGGACGCGGGGAGCACCCAGCGCCGTTCGGGTCGGCGGTGCCGGCGCTGCTCCCGGCAGGCTGGGATCCTGGCCTGGCttggtgtttttcttctccaccaggaaataaaatgcaaaatgggATTTTTATTCCCCCACCCCGTGGCTGTGGGCTGGAAGCAGCTCCCTGCCGCCCCTCGCTACTGCTGCCTCCGCACCAGCCCTTGCTGGCTTTGGGGACAGGCTGGTGCTGGTGTGCGCTGGGGGCTCCGCTCGTGGGGCGCACGCTGCACCCCACGCCTGTGCCCCACACCGCGGCTGGCGGGTGGCCCCTGATGGCTGGGTCACGCTCACCCTGGGTTGGGTGCCCATCAACCCATGGCTGGACCACCCTCACCCCACCCTGCCCTTGCCCCACGGCTGGGCCACCAGCACCCTGTAGTTGGGTGCCCCTCGCCCAACAGCCGGGCCACCCTTGCCCCACAGCTGCCTTCACGCCATTCTGCCTGCACCCTATGGCTGCCCGCacccccccagctgcccttaCCCCACggctgcccccaccccatgGCTGCCCTGGCCCCACGCTGCCCTCGCCCCACGCTGCCCTCGCCCCCTGGCTGCCCTGGCCCCACGCTGCCCTCGCCCCCCGGCTGCCCTGGCCCCACGCTGccctcgccccccgcccgcTCCTCCGGGCCGGGACCCTCGACGGGGCGGCCGCTGCCGGCACCCGGGAGCTCCGCGCGGTCCctgcgcccgcccgccccgtcccctcccctgcccgggggggggTTCGCCTGGAGCCGGCCCcgagggcgggcgggggctccccggagcagccccgcagccgccccgccTTGCGCGGGCGTCCCCGGGAGCCAGCGGCCGGGCTGGCGGCGGGGAGACGCGGCTGCGGCTGCcgagcggcggggggggggtccccgcggGTACCCGGAGGACCGGGCGCCGCGGGGGGGGACGGCAGCGGCGCCCGAGCGGACGCGGGTGTGAGCCCCCGCTGCGGCCGCCCCGGGTCTCCCGGGgaggcccccccccccgcgggaGGCGCCCTCCCCATcccggcgggagccccggccAGGCGGCAGCCGCGCAGCGCGGGGGTTCTCGGCCCAGGGCTCGGCGGGGGGCCCCGGCCGGGCGTTtcctcccgccgcccccggtGGTGGCGGCGTCTCGGCTGCCGCTCTCCAGCCGGATTTTGCATCCCCATCCCGGGCGGGATCCCGGAGCGGCGTCACCCGCAGCGAGCGCCCGGCGTGTGCCGCCGCGGAGCAGGAGAGCGTCTCCCgcggagggggccgggggccggaGGAAGGCTGCGGGGAGCAGGCTGGGCCGCGCCCGCCGAGGCGGTGAGACGGTGGGTTGGCAGCGCGGGGCCCGAgaggggcccggggggggcgggtCTCCATCTCCTCGCACCTCCTGCCAGGGCATCGCTGACAGCGTCCCCGTGTGCTGCTGTCGGGGCTGGCGGGGACGTGCCCCGCGCCCCACGCGCGCCGCtgcggggggggcccggggaggCGCCCGCGGCTGGAGGAGCCCCGGCTCCGTGGGTGGCGGAGAAGCGCCCGGCGGGGTAACACAGCCCCACGGGCCGGGGAGCGGTGGGGTGGGCCGGGGCCGAGAGAggcgggagggcagggagggggagaggaccCTTCTGCCCAGCCGGGTGGCCGGGCTGGCGGGGCGGGATGGCGTTGGCGAAGCAAAAAATGCCGGAGCGCCTTTTAGGTCTGCTTTATGTCAGCACAGCCCCCCGGTTACTTCCCACGGGGCATCCCGAGCTGCCTTCCCCGTCCTGCTGCCCCAAACTGGCAGCTCCCCGCAGATCTGCGCCCGGCTGGTTAACGTGTCGCAGCCGGGTTCCCCGTTTTCTCCGTACCGAAGCTCCGCCGTGTCCGCCACGGGGCACGTTCACTCTTAAAAGGTCACAGCGTCTTTAAGTCAGCTGGTGCTTCGCTACGGGGCTGTGCAGGAGGACCCAGACCCTGGGGACGGGTTCTGCTGCCCCGTACAACCAAAGCACGTTTCTTTCCCCTTCAGGGCTGGTCTCTGACTTCAAGGCGTGGAGAAGCAGCGTCGGCCGCAGGAGAGGCAGCATGGCTCACAGCCAGCTGCCCAACGACTCCTGGCAGAACGGCTCAGCCCCTCTCTTCACCGGCCTGGACCTCCTCCTGGAGCTGAAGCCCCTCTTCATCCCGCTCTACGCCACGCTGGTGGCAGTGGCGTGCACGGGGAacctcttcctcatcctcctcatcGCTCTCACCAAGAAGCTGCACTGCACCACCAATTTCCTGATCGGGAACCTGGCGGCGGCCGACTTCATCATGTGCCTCGCCTGCGTCCCCCTCACCGTCTCCTACGCCTTTGAGGTGCGGGGCTGGCTCTTCGGCATGTTCATGTGCTACTTTGTCACCTTGATGCAGGCCACCACCGTCTTCGTCTCGGTGCTGTCCCTCACCGCCATCGCCATCGACCGGTACGTTGTGGTGGCGTACCCTATTCGCAGGAGGATAAGCCGCAGGTCCTGCATCTGCCTCGTGGCCTGCATTTGGTTGCTCTCCATCATGGCCTCTGTTCCCACGTCGCTCCACACCCACTACTTGGATCTCAACACCATCGGCCACGACATGATCATCTGCGAAGAGTTTTGGAAGCACGAAGAGAGAGAGCGTCTGCTGTACTCGTGCTTGATGCTCCTCTTGTCCTACATGCTCCCACTTTTGGCGGTGTCGGTCTCCTTCTGTGCCATCACCTACCGCCTGCGGAGGAGGAATGTCCCAGGCGCTGCCTATCCCTGCCAAGACAAATGGACCAAAACGAAGCAGAAGACCTTCCGGGTGCTCACCGTCTCGGTGGTGTGCTTTGCTATCTGCTGGCTGCCCCTCCAGGTGGTGAACTTCATCAGAGACATCGACGAGGAGTTCACCATCCTGGACAAGAGGTACGTCAACGTTATCCAGGTCTCCTGTCACCTGATTGCCATGAGCTCTGCCTGCTACAACCCTTTCATCTATGCCTCCCTCCACGACAAGTTCTGGTTCCACCTCAGCAGCTACTTCTACCGCAAGAAGAAGAGCTCCAGCGTCACGTCCTGCAAGGCTTCTCGATTCAATACCTGCTCCACCCTGGCAGATGCTCCTACCGGGATCTCGGATAAGATTGCTTTGCAGACTAGATTATCGTAACTGAAGGACCCCAAGAGATCAGCGTTGCTTTAGCCTGGACATAGGAGCTGGTGGCTGGCGGTGGTGGAATGTTGCTGCTCCCAGAAGAGGTCTCTTGTGCCTGGCAAGGAGAGCGAGCACCAGGGAGCAAACTGATGGGCTTTGTGTCCTCGAGGAGCAGCTCTTCTGAGCAGCTCAAGGATGTTTTGttctttggggaaaacaaaccGGTGCAGCAACAAACACCGCAGCCAGCCAAAGACAGAGTAATTCGGAGCAGGACGTACCTGCTGTCCCGCGtacagacactggagcagcgGTAGGTGTTTCCTCCTGCCCCAATTTGGGAGACAGCTGGAAAGACGCGAGCGTCAGTGAAACCACGAGCTTGGCTCGTTGAAACGGAACAACGGATGAGCTCCCAGACTGATGACCAGACACACAACTAACCTGACCTAGTTCTCCATAAGCCTCAGTTTTCAGCAATGCCTCCGCATCGGCGGGGTCCCAGTCTGCCTCCGTTTCTGTGCTTGCTTTACGTGCCAAGGAGCAGTGCCTGAGCCATATCCCGCAAGCGCCGGGTCGTGCAGCAAGCACCGCGTGCCGGGGCGGTGGGGCAGGAAGGCGGgggctgcctgggaggagcaaGTCTCCCATCGGGCTTTTACAGACTTTATCTCACATCATGGCTGGGCATGGGGCGTATACGTTATATCTCAACTCACGGCTGGGTGTGGGGTGTATAGCCTGTATCTCGAATCATGGCTGGGTATAGTAGGTGGCCGGCGCTGTATTTGGAGCGCAAAGACTTCTCCCCGTGGCTTATTTAGGAGGTGGGTCAGCTTCTAAGCAAGACAAACACACATCggatgcatttaaaaaactcTTTGGAAATCTTACGTCTTCATTTTGTAGGATAAAGATTGTTCCTAAGCAACGGCTAGCACTTTCTGCCTCTGGAAGAACACCGTCTCTTGCAGGTAGCAGTTAAACTGCCAtgcattctttcttttaaattgcagTTCCTTGGTGAAAGGACAACATATGTTCAGAAGCATGCATTCTTCAGTCGGAGGCTGTGTGGGAGCACGCGGCCGCCGAAAGCAGACGGCTTGTTTTGAATGGGGGCGACTTTCATAACCTGCTTGACTTTCTGAAGAAGCCACCTGTGTAAGCAGGCTGGAGGGTCCCAATTTCTCCAGCCGATAGCGTGCAGCCAAACAAGGCCGACGTAGCCGGGCACATCACTGAAATTATCGCTGTTCTTCATAGCCGAGTAGGACTCAAGGGGATGGGGCGCCCAGAAAGATCCCGGGTGCTGTGTTTGCTGGGGAAAATGTCTCAATCTCTGCTCTCCGGGTAGTTTGAGATCGTATACGTCCATCTTCGAGCTCCTTGGGTGGAGGTGGGAATCCTGGTGACGGGCTGCTCTAACCCAGAAACTGCCGGATAAAGGGTGGGTTTGCTTGTCGGACGCTGCTTGGTGTCTCTAGATGCCTGATGCATTGGCGGCCCGTCAGCCGGGTCCGTGCAAGCGGCACATCAAGAAGGCACCACGTCTTTGCACTCAGATGCCCAACTCGGTTTTAACCTCTTGATTTCCCAGGAGGAGCCTTTGGGGACAGTCCACAGGCACCAGCATCACCATAAGCACCGAGTCGCAGGGTCATGACAGCTTCTGGCCACCCAAGGCCATGCCTTCGGTTCACcatctgctgctgtgctccGTGGGGCCGAGCCATGTATCTCCCACTGCTCTTCGTGCCCTGGGAACAGGACTTTAAAGCCCTTGTGCAGCATGTCCTCACCACCGCATGAAAGCTCTCCATGGCGTTGGCCATCACTCATGCCTTCAGAGAGCAGCTTGGCATCCTCCGGTGCAGAGGCAGCGGGTCGGACCGTAACAGGATCCCTAATCTGCTCTTGTTATGCCCAGGCATGAGCTGCTGCCCGCTTGCCTTCCTGCTGAGACCTTTACGGTGGTCCTAGAAGGGCCATCTTGCCATCCGTGGTGCAACCAGCGGAGACGGGGACCTGTCAAATGCAAAGTGATGTGCATGCTTGTGACCTCCGTCGTGTATCTGCAAAGCAGCTAACTGTTCGCTTCTCGCGGCTTTCTCGTGGCTGCACAGGGCTGTGCTCGGGGCAGAGGCGGGATCGCCTGTCCTGGAGGAGCAAAGCAAACCAGAAGGTGCACTGCTTGTCCTTCCCTCTAATAAATGCTTAAAAAGCTCAGGCTGTGTGTTTGTATTGATTTGAATCCAATGGAAATAAGCTATCCTTGACTGCAGCTTAACCGCGTCCCGGGAAGCTAATCAATTTGGACATGTTTATCTCTGTCACCGTCACTGGCAGCGGCAGATCCTGGGGGGTCAGTCTGAGATCAGGGCTGGAGAATTGAGGCTGGCTCAGGTTTTGGGAAAGCTCTGCAAAGAAGCAGCTCTGGCTGGGGAGAAAAGGTTggacatgctttttttcttttaacgAGGTAATCACTCAAGACGTGCTTTCATTCACTTTGATTTCTCGCTACAGCGCTACAAATACCCCGTTACCTGTCCATCTGAAATCTGCAATAGCAAATAATTGGTCTCTAAGGTGAGGGCAGCCTTTGCGTGCCGCCTTCTCGCTGCCCGGTcagccctgccccggctggAGGCTTTGAGCTGAGAGCACAGGAGCAGGATATCGCTACGGGCTGTCATGTAGCGTTAGTGGCCTCGTCTGCCGGCAGCGCTGTGCGTGCTTGGGCAAGCGTGGCTTCACAGCCCCACAGCTTCCCCTCCGGCCACGTGCCTCTCGGTCCTCATATTTGCTCGCAAATCGGCTTCTCACTTTTGCAAGGTGGTTGCACCCTCACCTGAACCAGTAAACCCCCAAACcaaattgcttcttttttagGTGAAGCTCGGATGGAGCTGAAGGGCGTTTACCAAGCGGGCACGGCCGGTCGAACCCTGATGGCATCTTCTTCAGCCCTATTGTGGCCGTGGGTATTGCTCCACTACGCTTGGGGTAGCACTCCTCAACGGGTGGGCTCCCTGAGCCGCCTGGAGATGGAAGGGAAAATTGGGATATCCGGAGTCCGCTCTGGCTTTTAGCGTCATGCCCCCGCTTAGGCTCGCTGCCTTCCTGCCGTACCGCTGCAGCGCCGGCCCAGGGCTCTGTTGCCACGAGCTGCCGGCAGCGGCTGTTGGAACCTCCCAGCCTTGGCTTGCAAACACGGGTTGGACGATGCCAACATCCACCTTCCCCACCAGAAAAGCAACGTTCAGGCACAAGGTTGGGGTATCGCCAGCAGCGGCAGCGGACCGGAGCACGGTACGCAGGCTGCGAGGCGAAGCGAGAAGTGCCAGCGTTACAGGAAAAGGCACAGCCCCAAATCTCTCGTGCAATAAAGGTGCCCATTAGtgacaaaaaccaaacagatacCAGAATGTCAGCAGGCAACACAAAAACCTAGCAAAGAAAGTGGTAATGAagtttaaaagccattttttaatGCTGGTATATGTAAGCTGGATTTTTTCAGCGTTGAACGATGAGGGTTTCCTATTCAATAGGGCAAATTCCAGACGATTTCTCTGCAGCCAGCATTGCTTTAAAGCCTCCGGTGCTCTGCGGCATCAAGAGGAGCCCTGAGCGTCTAAGGATGGGAACCATCGTCCCATCTTCCACGAGCCTGGGCAAAACAGAGCTTTATCGCCATTTAGCATTTTGATAGAGGCACTGGGAAGGCGCAAAATGGCCTGGAGGTACTAAAAGCATTTCTGCCTCTTGCAGCTCCAGCGGGAAAATGGACCTGGCTGGTAAGTCCCTCCTAATCTGGGACTAAGTGCTGGCAAAAGCACCCCGCCTGCCAAAACCCGGCGGGAATTTCTCAAGCGAGCGCCCGACATGGCCAACGCAAGCTGCTGACGGCTGGCACCGAACAGCTCTTGCTTGATATGGTAGTTTCTACCTTTAATTAGCTTGGAAAAAAGATAAGCAAAAGTGATTAAGTCGCCCAGTCCCTTTCAGTCGTGCGGGGCTCGTTTCCCAGCCGAGCTGCAATCCTGCTGTTAGACACAGAGGAAGCCTCTAACGAGGGTGAATCAGGTAGGAATCAGCAAAGTGCTCACggctgcttttttaaattaatgttatttcaaaCTACACAGGTTTCTTATCTGGGATTTTGACTCTCTCAAGCCACGCGGCCGAGACGAGGCTGCCTGCTTGCCGGCGGCTCTGATTTCACACCTGTGGGTAGCGTTTCCTTGGGAGAGAGGCAGCACAGAGCCAGCGCTGGGAAGAGGACGGACAGATGGATTATCTGCCGAGCTCGTGTTCTCCGGGCGGTTTCCACTGCTTTGCAAAGCTGAGCTTTTAGGGACGCGGCAATCGCAGTTTCTCTGCTAAGTGCAACTGCTGCCCATGAATCAATAGCAAAAATAAAGCCCAAATATATGAGACTTTTTTCtagattatttaaaatactgcttgtGCCGGCTGTATTCTGTAGCCAACGCCACACAGCACAAATAGGAATGCAAACACACCTTTTCATCTTCCATTTCCTGACGCCTGTTTTAAACACAAACGTGGAGCTCCTTGCATCTATATTCTTCAGCCGTGtagcttattttattttgccacGTAGCTTTAAAGATTTCGGCTACACAAGGAAACATCAGGCTCAAAGCCTACAAGGAAAAACCACACAAATCcttaaaaatgtggaaaagtaaataactgtaaaaaaaaaggcagtgctgTTGCAAAAGGGAGCTAAAGCGGCCAGGGGTGTATCGGTCCAACCTTGTACTAGATAGTAATACTAGTGTATTATGTGGCTTGCACATGGTTTGGATTTGAAATATCCAAAGGGTTCAGTATTGAGATGGTGTGGGGCACCGGTGGGGTGATCAGAGGGGGGTTCCCACTGCGAGCGGGTGCTCAGGGGGCTCCGCGGGGGCTTGGGTGCCCTGGGAAGTTCCTTTGGGTAGAGGACCAGGatgtcttttcccttcttcttccccagTTCAGCTTTTCCCTGCCTCTTTCCTTTCAAATCGCAGGGCTGGAGTACTCCGAGCCCCTCCTGGTGCCTCGACCTGCCCCAGAGGGAAACCAAAGCATCCACAGATCACACACGTCTCCGGGAGGTTTTCTTCAGCCGAGgctcagcttaaaaaaaaataataaatcgAGACTTGTCCTCAGCAGGAACAATTTTCTGTGCCGGGTGGATGTCCCCGGGAGAGCGGGAAGGGCCGCACGGGGCTCTCCGCTCCCCACCAAAACTCGCTCCACCTGGCTGGGCGGCTTTGGGTTGCAGAGCTGCCGGGAGGAGGCTTTCCTCGTGCAGAACGCCGCACAGAAATCCCCAAATCCCCGTTTCACTTATCCTACGAGCGGAGCTGAACCTTCCGGCGACCCTTCTGCCTCATTAAGCGCCGTGGGAATGGTGGGGGTGGATCTTCTCCCCCCGTGCCCAGCCCGGGCTTGCAGCACGCTCTGCCTGCCGCCCTCGTCTGCCGATGACAAGATCTTGCTAGCAAAGCCCAGGCGTGCCTGCTGATAGgggatttttattcttctgctttcaAGAGGAGCAAATGAAGAAGTTGGGGACAAGTTTTGGGtcctgctggggctgtgggaccTGCACCCCAAAGCCGTAACAGGTCCTCCAAGTCAAAGTCACCTTGGGGTGAATGAGGTTGGAGCATCCATTGCCAGATGGATGTTTCCCTGctcttgctgttcttttgaGGCAGGAGGAAGCTTTTCCAGACTTTATATGGATTTTTCCCCCCGTGGGATGAAGTGGTCTGGAGAACATCATCGGTGCGCAGTATTTAATGCCGCTCGGGGTTTTATGAGCCAGGCTCTCCTCCTGCTTAGTCTCACGGCAAACAAGAGCCaaaccaaaatctttttgaCCTTTGCCTGAAGATGcagagaagacaaaacaaagaGTCTGAGCATTTGCGACGTGAAGTCTTAAATAAGGAATTCACTCCAGCGTCAGCCCTTATTTAACTATTACTCTTTAACAATCACCCAgctggagagaaacagagatgcagcTGGGACAgactggggctgctgctgtccccaacggttccaattattttttccttgaacacaagccaaaagaaacacaagaagGGACAAAAGCAGCAATGACAGAAGATGCAGGTTCCGGTTGTGGTGGGGGAAGACCTGCCAAATCCCGGCAGGAAGGGGGATTTCACACAAAGTGGGGTTtgtgggagcagggagctgggaatGATGCTTTTTCAGCTGTGTGCAGGTCTACGGACCAAACTTGGTGTGCCCAATGTCTCATTAAAGATCTGAGGGCTTAGCGAAGCCATCATGGCCCATGGGATCACGGGTGGCTGCTGCAATGTGAAGCTCATCCCCGTGTCCATGGTGTCCCCCAAAGGGGTGACAGCCCGTCCTCCCACAGTCTTGCCCCCCATGCGTGTGACGGATTCACCTGCTGCAAGAAAGGGCAAGAACCAGAGCACAAAACCTGCTCAATCGTGTTCTTTCACCCAGAAACGGGCTTGTGTGATAGCGATGGCCACGCCAGTGAGTCTTGAGAGTACTGAAGGGTcaaaggttttgtgttttttggggACCACACAAAGTTTGCTGTTCTATTCATCATTCACCTTCATCTTCATGGGAGGAGGACGTCATCAGAGATGCAAACTTATTTCTTCCCAAAGGCTGCTGAGAAATGCAGGCCAATTCCCTGCAAGTTTCTTACAGGAAAATAACATTGCGCTGTTCATTCAAGATCagacaaataaaatgaaaagaagaggTCCCTCTTCAGCAggttccattttcttttcttattaatTTCACCGACTGATAAAATTCCCTGTAGTTTCAAAGACAAATCAAGCCTCTTCTAAATTCAAGGTTGTATGAGAGGCATTTACCGAATGGGCAGAGTTCACAGATTCCatgttttataaaaatcttGTAACTGTAAACAGACAGCAGACGAATCTGGAAAATGGAAGGAATAAGGGCAGGATCCCAGCCCTTCCCTCGCGCAGGGTTTGTCCAGGCTTCCTACTGTTTTCTCTCACTTAGCATTAATTGACCTAAAAGGATGGCATTTTCACTATTTGTCTTGGGCTATTAGTCCTCCTTCGAACCAAAGGCACCGGAGATAATCACAGGCTGTTATCCAGTGTCGATTCTTTCTCTCTTAATTTCCACCCATCACAAGCTCTATTACTTCACTCTTAATTAAAACCCCTTGAATTGCCCTAAATAGCTCTTCTTGGCCTCTTTTTTTCCGACTTGGGGCTCAGAGGGGCTAATGCGATGAGGTGGGTGGCTTTGAAAGAGGAGCCCTACCACCCGTTCATACCCATAATCTGAAACAATTTACGTGTCTGCAGGACCATTTAAAAATACGTATATCCACCCTGGAGAACTGAGCTACAAAGAGTACAAGGTTTCCTCTTCCATGTTTCCAGGCTAGAGTAGAATTTGCAATTATTGAGCACCAGGAGAGCAAATCCCCAGCCCCAGGTTCCCCGCTGAGATGTTTTGCTCATCTCCCCAAATTACGTGCAGGATAtgggaaaatactgttttgcgAGGGTGAACTAAAACCCGAGCGTCTTCTGAGAATAATTTCAGAACCACTCCAGAAATCCCGTAGCCACAGTCTCTGATTCAAAGAAACTGGATATATAAAGAAGAACATCATTTGTTTAGTTAATGAAAGTAAATTAGATAAAGCGGGTGATGAAAACATGTTTGAAGGCTGATTCTGCAGAGCTTT is a window encoding:
- the LOC104254511 gene encoding prolactin-releasing peptide receptor-like is translated as MAHSQLPNDSWQNGSAPLFTGLDLLLELKPLFIPLYATLVAVACTGNLFLILLIALTKKLHCTTNFLIGNLAAADFIMCLACVPLTVSYAFEVRGWLFGMFMCYFVTLMQATTVFVSVLSLTAIAIDRYVVVAYPIRRRISRRSCICLVACIWLLSIMASVPTSLHTHYLDLNTIGHDMIICEEFWKHEERERLLYSCLMLLLSYMLPLLAVSVSFCAITYRLRRRNVPGAAYPCQDKWTKTKQKTFRVLTVSVVCFAICWLPLQVVNFIRDIDEEFTILDKRYVNVIQVSCHLIAMSSACYNPFIYASLHDKFWFHLSSYFYRKKKSSSVTSCKASRFNTCSTLADAPTGISDKIALQTRLS